In Acidobacteriota bacterium, a genomic segment contains:
- a CDS encoding plasmid stabilization protein: MATAKKKSASILVRGLAPEVKRKLRVRAAEHGRSLEAEARAVLADSVGAGSEPKEHFFDWMHRHFAKYGGIELEIPPRTAWRPPPTFEPDK; the protein is encoded by the coding sequence ATGGCGACGGCAAAGAAGAAATCGGCGAGCATTCTGGTGCGCGGGCTGGCGCCAGAGGTAAAGCGGAAGCTGCGGGTGCGCGCGGCCGAGCATGGGCGATCGCTCGAGGCCGAGGCACGGGCGGTGCTGGCCGATTCGGTGGGCGCGGGCAGCGAGCCGAAGGAGCATTTTTTCGATTGGATGCACCGACATTTCGCCAAGTACGGGGGCATCGAGCTCGAGATTCCGCCGCGCACTGCCTGGCGTCCGCCGCCGACCTTCGAGCCGGACAAATAG
- a CDS encoding type II toxin-antitoxin system VapC family toxin: MLLLDTNMLSALMQPVLPVEVLRLREIFARERVVTGAVCEAEVLAGIAAMPEGRRRQALERDARLLFERRLAGDVLPFDRAAAAEYAVLFGQCRRAGTPIEAPDMMIAAIARVHGATVVTRNARHFEPCGVDILDPWEGQG; encoded by the coding sequence GTGCTGCTGCTCGACACCAACATGCTTTCCGCTCTCATGCAGCCGGTGCTGCCGGTTGAGGTGCTGCGTTTACGTGAAATCTTTGCGCGCGAACGGGTGGTGACCGGGGCAGTGTGCGAGGCGGAGGTGCTGGCTGGGATTGCCGCTATGCCGGAGGGGCGGCGCCGGCAAGCGCTGGAACGGGACGCGCGATTGTTGTTTGAGCGCAGGCTCGCCGGGGACGTGCTGCCCTTCGACCGCGCCGCGGCGGCCGAATATGCCGTTTTATTTGGGCAGTGCCGGCGGGCTGGGACACCGATCGAGGCCCCCGATATGATGATTGCCGCCATCGCGCGCGTGCACGGAGCGACGGTGGTGACGCGCAACGCGCGTCACTTCGAGCCGTGCGGGGTGGACATTCTTGATCCCTGGGAGGGGCAGGGATAG
- a CDS encoding glycosyl hydrolase → MRRLATKCAGALLAFVLVAGVLGGQALQKDSLAGMKYRLIGPFRGGRAEAVTGVIGNPSEWYFGAAGGGVWKTDNAGQSWRPIFDHEPVSSIGAIAVAPSDPNIVYVGTGEECFRGDISYGNGMYKSLDGGATWTHIGLDDSRHIARVLIDPHDPNRVFVAAEGHAFGPNAERGIFRSLDGGKTWQKVLYVNDQTGAVDLTFDGNNPHVLFAAMYQQVRKPWTFIGGGPGSGLYKSTDDGATWKHLEGHGLPSGILGKIGVAVSAADPNRVYALIVAHKGSGLYESNDTGATWHFITGDHRFLERAFYYIHVFADPHDANTIWILNTSTYRSTDQGKTWQTVHAGHGDCHGFWINPANSRWMIEGNDGGATISTDGGTTWSTQNNQPTAQFYHVATDNQLLYYVYGAQQDNTTVAIASATNHGAIGPGDWYQVGGGESGYVAPEPKGQIVYAGGNYGIITRWDKATDQAHLVTPDPVLMDGSAAADQKYRFQWTAPIVFDPLAPNTLYIGAQVLFRSTDNGQHWTAISPDLTRNDKSKQQIPGGPLQHDSTSVEFYDTIFTIAPSSIQHGLIWAGSDDGLIHITRDAGAHWTDVTPPGLPAWSKISLIEASPFAAGTAYAAVNRNKNDDLAPYIYRTRDFGATWTKIVNGIPDGSYVHAVREDPKRQGLLYAATETGVYVSFNDGDQWQSLKLNMPTVSIRDLAIHDDDLVVATHGRAFWILDDLNPLRQMSDAALTAPVHLFNPPPAYRFHGGSGFFGRNPTSGANPPAGVILDYELHAAPSGNISLEILDAKGTVIRTYSSKPPAHPPHPPTPGFGPPPARLPKKAGLNRFVWNLRYQTPTALPHAVYDNGPPVGVLALPGHYETRLTVDGQTYTAPITVVPDPRVHTSMADLEAQFNLATGLCKLITLDHSTVLEMRSLDAQLKLLGTRLAADPSPAVSGITTAAKDIGTKMTALEGKLVSLESTADEDQLNYGNMLSSQLSYLEGGVEDGDTAPTAADVALAAQYRTQLDQLSSQWRSLLSTDVAHLNDLMRQAHIPALGVTPPRADPPARR, encoded by the coding sequence ATGCGGCGGTTAGCAACGAAGTGCGCGGGCGCTCTGCTCGCTTTCGTACTGGTGGCTGGCGTTCTGGGCGGACAAGCCCTCCAAAAAGATAGCCTGGCGGGCATGAAGTACCGCCTCATCGGTCCCTTTCGCGGCGGCCGCGCCGAAGCCGTCACCGGCGTCATCGGCAACCCGAGCGAATGGTACTTCGGCGCCGCCGGCGGAGGCGTCTGGAAAACCGACAATGCAGGCCAGTCCTGGCGCCCCATCTTCGACCATGAGCCCGTGTCTTCGATCGGCGCCATCGCCGTCGCCCCCTCCGATCCCAACATCGTCTACGTCGGCACCGGCGAAGAATGCTTCCGCGGCGACATCTCCTACGGCAATGGCATGTATAAGTCTCTCGACGGCGGCGCTACCTGGACCCATATCGGCCTCGACGACTCGCGCCACATCGCCCGCGTGCTCATCGATCCGCACGACCCCAACCGCGTCTTCGTTGCCGCCGAAGGCCACGCCTTCGGCCCCAACGCCGAGCGCGGCATCTTCCGCTCGCTTGACGGCGGCAAAACCTGGCAGAAGGTCCTCTACGTCAACGACCAAACCGGCGCCGTCGATCTGACCTTCGACGGCAACAACCCGCACGTCCTCTTCGCCGCCATGTATCAACAGGTGCGCAAGCCCTGGACCTTCATCGGCGGTGGCCCCGGCAGCGGCCTATACAAGTCCACCGACGACGGCGCCACCTGGAAGCATCTCGAGGGCCACGGCCTGCCCTCCGGCATTCTCGGCAAGATCGGCGTCGCCGTCTCGGCCGCTGATCCCAATCGCGTCTATGCCCTCATCGTCGCCCACAAGGGCTCCGGCCTCTACGAGTCCAACGATACCGGCGCCACCTGGCACTTCATCACCGGCGACCATCGCTTCCTCGAGCGCGCCTTCTACTACATCCACGTCTTTGCCGACCCTCACGACGCCAACACCATCTGGATCCTGAACACCTCCACCTACCGCTCCACCGACCAGGGCAAAACCTGGCAGACCGTGCATGCCGGCCACGGCGATTGCCACGGCTTCTGGATCAATCCCGCCAACTCCCGCTGGATGATCGAGGGCAACGACGGCGGCGCCACCATCAGCACCGACGGCGGCACCACCTGGTCGACCCAGAACAACCAGCCCACCGCCCAGTTCTATCACGTCGCGACTGATAATCAACTGCTCTACTACGTCTACGGCGCCCAGCAGGACAACACCACCGTCGCCATCGCCAGCGCCACCAATCACGGCGCCATCGGCCCCGGCGACTGGTATCAGGTCGGCGGCGGCGAGAGCGGCTACGTCGCGCCCGAACCCAAGGGTCAGATCGTCTACGCCGGTGGCAACTACGGCATCATCACCCGCTGGGATAAGGCCACCGATCAGGCGCACCTGGTCACGCCCGACCCGGTACTCATGGATGGCTCCGCCGCGGCCGACCAAAAATACCGCTTTCAATGGACCGCGCCCATCGTCTTCGATCCGCTCGCGCCCAACACCCTCTACATTGGCGCGCAGGTGCTGTTCCGCTCGACTGATAACGGCCAGCATTGGACGGCCATCAGCCCCGATCTCACCCGCAACGACAAAAGTAAACAGCAGATCCCGGGCGGCCCGCTCCAGCACGACAGCACCAGCGTCGAGTTCTACGACACCATCTTCACCATCGCGCCTTCATCCATCCAGCACGGTCTGATTTGGGCCGGCAGCGACGACGGCCTCATCCACATCACGCGCGATGCCGGCGCGCATTGGACCGACGTAACACCGCCGGGCCTGCCAGCTTGGTCCAAAATCAGCCTCATCGAAGCTTCGCCCTTCGCCGCCGGCACCGCCTACGCCGCCGTGAACCGCAACAAGAACGACGATCTCGCGCCCTACATCTACCGCACCCGCGACTTCGGCGCCACCTGGACGAAGATCGTCAACGGCATCCCCGACGGTTCCTACGTCCACGCCGTGCGCGAAGATCCCAAACGCCAGGGCCTGCTCTACGCCGCCACCGAGACCGGCGTCTACGTCTCCTTCAACGATGGCGATCAATGGCAATCGCTGAAGCTGAACATGCCCACCGTCTCGATCCGCGACCTGGCCATTCACGATGACGACCTCGTTGTCGCCACCCACGGCCGCGCCTTCTGGATTCTTGACGACCTCAACCCACTGCGCCAAATGTCGGATGCCGCGCTCACCGCGCCCGTGCATCTGTTCAATCCCCCTCCCGCCTACCGCTTCCACGGCGGCAGCGGATTTTTCGGACGCAATCCCACCTCCGGCGCCAACCCTCCCGCCGGCGTCATCCTCGACTACGAGCTGCACGCGGCGCCGTCAGGCAACATTTCGCTGGAAATCCTCGATGCGAAAGGCACCGTGATTCGCACCTACTCCAGCAAGCCTCCGGCTCATCCGCCCCATCCGCCAACGCCCGGCTTCGGCCCGCCGCCGGCACGGCTTCCCAAAAAAGCCGGCCTGAACCGCTTCGTCTGGAACCTCCGCTATCAGACGCCGACGGCGCTGCCCCACGCCGTGTATGACAACGGCCCGCCGGTCGGCGTCCTCGCTCTGCCCGGCCATTACGAAACGCGCCTCACGGTTGATGGCCAGACCTACACCGCTCCCATCACCGTCGTCCCCGATCCGCGCGTCCACACGTCCATGGCCGATCTCGAAGCCCAGTTCAATCTGGCCACCGGCCTCTGCAAGCTCATCACCCTCGATCACTCGACGGTCCTCGAGATGCGCTCCCTCGACGCGCAACTGAAGCTCCTGGGCACGCGCCTGGCCGCCGATCCCAGCCCCGCCGTCAGCGGTATCACCACCGCCGCCAAGGATATCGGCACGAAAATGACCGCCCTCGAAGGCAAGCTGGTATCGCTCGAATCCACCGCCGACGAAGATCAGCTCAACTACGGCAACATGCTCAGCAGCCAGTTGTCGTATCTGGAAGGCGGCGTAGAAGACGGCGACACCGCCCCCACCGCGGCCGATGTGGCGCTGGCCGCGCAGTACCGCACCCAGCTCGACCAGCTCTCCTCCCAGTGGCGCTCCCTGCTCTCGACCGACGTCGCTCACCTCAACGACCTCATGCGCCAGGCCCACATCCCCGCCCTCGGCGTCACGCCACCCCGCGCGGACCCGCCCGCCCGCCGCTGA
- a CDS encoding type II toxin-antitoxin system Phd/YefM family antitoxin — protein sequence MAKRRVQLREDQDSLTAFRRNSAEYLKRLRRTKRPLVLTVNGKVAAVVQDAAEYQRLRDLAAEADVAEGIWQGREDVAQGRVRDAREFFAEFEAEHGLRR from the coding sequence ATGGCGAAGCGGAGAGTGCAATTGCGCGAGGATCAGGATTCGCTGACGGCGTTCCGGCGGAACTCGGCGGAGTATTTGAAGCGGCTGCGGCGGACGAAGCGGCCGCTAGTGCTAACGGTGAACGGGAAAGTAGCGGCGGTGGTTCAGGACGCGGCGGAATATCAGCGGCTGCGGGATCTGGCCGCGGAGGCGGACGTGGCGGAGGGGATATGGCAAGGCCGCGAGGATGTGGCGCAGGGGCGGGTGCGGGACGCGCGCGAATTCTTCGCGGAGTTCGAAGCCGAGCATGGCTTACGCCGTTAA
- a CDS encoding type II toxin-antitoxin system RelE/ParE family toxin: protein MWRRGGCGTRANSSRSSKPSMAYAVKLAERAKQDLRRIYRQIGAGESAAAERWYWGLRDAVLSLEEFPERCAQAPEGDGLRQLVYGHGRGRYRVLFELRDTTVLVMHIRHGAREWPEGAG from the coding sequence ATGTGGCGCAGGGGCGGGTGCGGGACGCGCGCGAATTCTTCGCGGAGTTCGAAGCCGAGCATGGCTTACGCCGTTAAGCTGGCGGAGCGGGCCAAACAGGACCTGCGGCGGATTTACCGCCAGATCGGCGCGGGGGAATCGGCGGCGGCAGAGCGGTGGTACTGGGGCCTGCGGGATGCGGTGCTGAGTCTGGAGGAGTTTCCGGAGCGGTGTGCGCAGGCGCCGGAAGGTGACGGGTTGCGGCAACTCGTGTATGGGCACGGCCGAGGCCGCTATCGTGTTCTGTTCGAGCTTCGCGACACGACCGTCCTCGTAATGCATATCCGGCACGGCGCGCGGGAGTGGCCGGAAGGCGCGGGTTAG
- the gyrB gene encoding DNA topoisomerase (ATP-hydrolyzing) subunit B, translating into MSTKEPPILDSALADADDYSASSIKVLGGMEAVRLRPAMYIGSTGEMGLHHLVYEVVDNSVDEALAGYADHIEVTIHTDNSITVVDNGRGIPVDTMEVDGEMRGAAEVVMTKLHAGGKFDASSYKVSGGLHGVGVSCVNALSETLDLEVWRDGFTWTQSFARGEILAPIKKAGKTSKRGTKIDFKPDPEIFSVTEYNYDTLANRLRELSFLNRGLKIILRDERTEKSAEFQYSGGITEFVKHLNRGKQVLHDKPISMEGSREIPGGTLQMEVALQYNDSYSEVLFSFANNINTVDGGTHLSGFRSALTRTINNTGQALNLFKDLKDNLTGDDVREGLVAVISVKLPQPQFEGQTKGKLNSDIKGQVEALINDKLGEYFDHNPPVARKIILKAVDAARAREAARKARDLTRRKGALDSGGLPGKLADCSERDPQRSELFLVEGESAGGTAKQGRDRRYQAILPLKGKILNVEKARYDKMLGHEEIRALITALGTGIGPAAGDLDYAKLRYAKVILMTDADVDGSHIRTLLLTFFFRHMRILIERGNVFIAQPPLYRIKKGKSEQYIKDDKEYVSVMMRRITEDRSLRYGEGGAELKGAALTKFLVALSEYYQHFDKADRKLRSPELTRLVLEAGLEKKSDFESPDKLRALAARFKEAPGVASATAVLDEEHDLWELRYKDRNQLEHVVNAELALLPEFKQAVKVGKTIAEFNHPPFLLTDGEAEPHKLADGRALLESILEEGKRLFSVQRYKGLGEMRADQLWDTTMDPATRSLLAVKAEDLAACEEIFSTLMGDEVAPRREFIEKHALDVKNLDI; encoded by the coding sequence GTGAGTACCAAAGAACCCCCGATTCTCGACAGCGCGCTCGCCGACGCCGACGACTACTCCGCCTCTTCCATCAAAGTCCTGGGCGGCATGGAAGCGGTGCGTTTGCGCCCCGCCATGTACATCGGGTCGACCGGCGAGATGGGCCTGCACCACCTCGTCTATGAGGTGGTGGACAACTCCGTTGATGAAGCCCTGGCCGGCTATGCCGACCACATCGAAGTCACCATCCACACCGACAACTCCATCACCGTGGTTGACAACGGCCGCGGCATTCCCGTCGATACCATGGAAGTGGACGGCGAAATGCGCGGCGCCGCCGAAGTGGTGATGACCAAGCTCCACGCTGGCGGCAAGTTCGACGCCTCCAGCTACAAAGTCTCCGGCGGCCTGCACGGCGTGGGCGTAAGCTGCGTCAACGCGCTGTCGGAAACGCTCGATCTCGAAGTCTGGCGCGACGGCTTCACCTGGACGCAGTCGTTCGCGCGCGGCGAAATCCTCGCACCCATCAAAAAGGCCGGCAAGACCAGCAAGCGCGGCACCAAAATCGACTTCAAGCCCGACCCGGAGATCTTCTCCGTCACCGAGTACAACTACGACACTCTCGCCAACCGCCTGCGCGAGCTCAGCTTCCTCAATCGCGGCCTCAAGATCATCCTGCGCGACGAGCGCACCGAAAAATCCGCCGAGTTCCAGTACTCCGGCGGCATCACCGAGTTCGTCAAGCACCTCAACCGGGGCAAGCAGGTCTTGCACGACAAGCCCATCTCCATGGAGGGCTCGCGCGAAATCCCCGGCGGCACCCTGCAGATGGAAGTCGCCCTGCAGTACAACGACAGTTACTCGGAAGTGCTCTTCAGCTTCGCCAACAACATCAACACCGTCGATGGCGGCACCCACCTGTCCGGCTTCCGCAGCGCCCTCACCCGCACCATCAACAATACCGGCCAGGCCCTGAACCTGTTCAAGGACCTCAAGGACAACCTCACCGGCGACGACGTGCGCGAAGGCCTGGTCGCCGTCATCAGCGTCAAGCTGCCGCAGCCCCAGTTTGAAGGCCAGACCAAGGGCAAGCTCAACAGCGATATCAAGGGCCAGGTCGAGGCGCTCATCAATGACAAGCTGGGCGAGTACTTCGATCACAACCCGCCCGTCGCCCGCAAGATCATCCTCAAGGCCGTCGACGCCGCCCGCGCGCGCGAAGCCGCCCGCAAGGCGCGCGACCTCACCCGCCGCAAGGGCGCGCTCGATTCCGGCGGCCTGCCCGGCAAGCTCGCCGACTGCAGCGAGCGCGATCCTCAGCGCTCCGAGCTGTTTCTGGTCGAGGGCGAATCCGCCGGCGGCACCGCCAAGCAGGGCCGCGACCGCCGCTATCAGGCCATCCTGCCGCTCAAGGGCAAAATCCTCAACGTGGAGAAGGCGCGCTACGACAAGATGCTCGGCCATGAAGAGATCCGGGCGCTGATCACCGCCCTCGGCACCGGCATCGGCCCCGCCGCCGGCGACCTCGACTACGCCAAGCTGCGCTACGCCAAGGTCATCCTCATGACCGATGCCGACGTGGACGGCAGCCACATCCGCACTCTGCTGCTGACCTTCTTTTTCCGCCACATGCGCATCCTCATCGAGCGCGGCAACGTCTTCATCGCCCAGCCCCCGCTCTACCGCATCAAGAAGGGCAAGAGCGAGCAGTACATCAAGGACGACAAGGAGTACGTCAGCGTCATGATGCGCCGCATCACCGAAGACCGCTCCCTGCGCTACGGCGAAGGCGGGGCGGAACTGAAGGGCGCGGCCCTGACGAAATTTCTCGTCGCCCTGAGCGAGTACTACCAGCACTTCGACAAAGCCGACCGCAAGCTGCGCTCGCCCGAGCTGACCCGCCTGGTGCTCGAAGCCGGCCTGGAGAAGAAGTCCGATTTCGAATCCCCCGACAAGCTCCGCGCCCTCGCCGCCCGCTTCAAGGAAGCCCCCGGCGTCGCCAGCGCCACCGCCGTGCTCGACGAGGAGCACGATCTCTGGGAGCTGCGCTACAAGGACCGCAATCAGCTCGAGCACGTCGTCAACGCCGAGCTGGCGCTGCTGCCCGAGTTCAAGCAGGCGGTCAAAGTCGGCAAGACCATCGCCGAATTCAACCACCCGCCCTTCCTGCTCACCGATGGCGAAGCTGAGCCCCATAAACTTGCCGACGGCCGCGCCCTGCTGGAATCGATTCTCGAAGAAGGCAAACGCCTCTTCAGCGTGCAGCGCTACAAGGGCCTGGGCGAGATGCGCGCCGACCAGTTGTGGGATACCACCATGGACCCCGCCACCCGCTCCCTGCTCGCCGTCAAGGCCGAAGACCTCGCCGCCTGCGAAGAAATCTTCTCCACCTTAATGGGCGACGAAGTCGCCCCCCGCCGCGAGTTCATCGAAAAGCACGCCCTCGACGTCAAAAACCTCGACATCTGA
- a CDS encoding DNA polymerase III subunit beta yields MEITVRKFDLLKELLLLQGAVERKTTIPILANILAEATPEGRLLLAATDLELGLETACPATVKKSGACALPARKLLDYVKLLPDATITLKRLENHWVSLRCGRANTRMVGMSRENFPELAAFPPSGALTLPAGPLKMMIAKTAFAVATEESRYTLNGALMVLKPASLGLVTTDGHRLAHIVQDGLTLTGVTAEIKALVPKKAMGELASMLDRVKDDAQVEFAQDDTHLYFRVPSGEAEAGADGATRLLSVRKLTGQFPNYEAVLPKANLHSVSLRRDEFAASIARVAQFADERSHAIRIRVESGKLVLTASNSDMGESEEELDIAFEGDAVVIGFNAQYLQDFLQVVDTESVLLEFKDESSAAQLRPGDSDGAEYRYVVMPMRI; encoded by the coding sequence ATGGAAATCACCGTCCGCAAGTTCGACCTGTTGAAAGAACTGCTGCTGCTGCAAGGCGCGGTGGAGCGCAAGACGACCATCCCCATCCTCGCCAACATCCTGGCCGAGGCCACCCCTGAAGGCCGCCTCCTTTTGGCCGCCACCGATCTCGAGCTCGGTCTGGAAACCGCCTGCCCCGCGACGGTAAAAAAGAGTGGCGCCTGCGCCCTGCCCGCGCGCAAGCTGCTCGACTACGTCAAGCTCCTGCCCGACGCCACCATCACCCTCAAGCGCCTCGAAAACCACTGGGTCTCGCTGCGCTGCGGCCGTGCCAACACCCGCATGGTGGGCATGTCGCGCGAAAACTTCCCCGAGCTCGCCGCCTTTCCGCCCTCCGGCGCCCTCACCTTGCCCGCCGGCCCGCTCAAAATGATGATCGCCAAAACCGCCTTTGCGGTGGCGACGGAAGAATCCCGCTACACCCTCAACGGCGCCCTCATGGTGCTCAAACCCGCCTCCCTCGGCCTGGTCACCACCGACGGCCACCGCCTGGCGCACATCGTTCAGGACGGCCTCACCCTCACCGGCGTCACCGCCGAAATCAAAGCCCTGGTGCCCAAAAAAGCCATGGGCGAGCTGGCCAGCATGCTCGACCGCGTCAAGGATGACGCCCAGGTCGAGTTCGCCCAGGACGACACCCACCTCTACTTCCGCGTCCCCAGCGGCGAAGCCGAAGCCGGAGCCGACGGCGCCACCCGCCTCCTCAGCGTGCGCAAACTCACCGGCCAGTTTCCCAACTACGAAGCCGTTCTCCCCAAGGCAAACCTCCACTCCGTCTCCTTGCGCCGCGACGAGTTCGCTGCCTCCATCGCCCGCGTCGCCCAGTTCGCCGACGAGCGCTCCCACGCCATCCGCATCCGCGTCGAGTCCGGCAAGCTGGTCCTCACCGCCTCCAACAGCGACATGGGCGAGTCCGAAGAAGAGCTCGATATCGCCTTCGAAGGCGACGCCGTCGTCATCGGCTTCAACGCCCAATACCTGCAGGACTTCCTCCAGGTCGTGGACACCGAATCGGTGCTGCTGGAGTTCAAAGACGAGTCCTCCGCCGCCCAGCTCCGCCCCGGCGACAGCGACGGTGCCGAGTACCGCTACGTCGTCATGCCCATGCGCATCTGA
- a CDS encoding outer membrane lipoprotein carrier protein LolA yields the protein MKRVLTAAAAALLSISLLGLAPPQSTWTLPQVLDHLTAAAPKIHSLQAAAAVVDYTALVDEADHSSGKLYFEAHGPRYVLDLIQPRATAKKLLYVDHTAYVYTPSAKQVMKYPLGKNPAGIDQYLLLGMGATGADLTRAFTVTLDGPVQLKGKVTVELTLTPRSDKLKSKITRLDIWYNPRTWIGVQQKIWQPGGDYHLLTLSAIKLNPKLSDPLFSTSFPGATVITPHF from the coding sequence ATGAAGCGTGTCCTCACCGCGGCCGCCGCCGCCCTGCTCAGCATCTCTCTGCTCGGCCTTGCGCCCCCGCAGTCAACCTGGACCCTCCCCCAAGTCCTTGACCATCTCACCGCCGCAGCCCCAAAAATTCATTCCCTCCAAGCCGCCGCCGCGGTTGTGGACTACACCGCCCTGGTCGACGAAGCCGACCACAGCTCCGGCAAGCTCTACTTCGAGGCGCACGGTCCCCGTTACGTGCTGGACCTCATCCAGCCCCGCGCCACCGCCAAGAAGCTCCTCTACGTCGATCACACCGCCTACGTCTACACCCCCAGCGCCAAGCAAGTCATGAAGTACCCCCTGGGCAAAAATCCCGCGGGGATCGACCAATACCTCTTGCTGGGCATGGGCGCCACCGGCGCCGACCTGACCCGCGCCTTCACCGTCACTCTCGACGGCCCCGTCCAGCTCAAGGGCAAGGTCACGGTCGAACTGACCCTGACGCCCCGCTCCGACAAGCTCAAAAGCAAGATCACCCGCCTCGACATCTGGTACAACCCCCGCACCTGGATCGGCGTGCAGCAAAAAATCTGGCAGCCCGGCGGCGACTACCACCTCCTGACCCTGTCAGCGATCAAGCTCAACCCCAAACTGAGCGACCCCCTGTTCTCCACCTCCTTCCCCGGCGCCACCGTCATCACCCCGCATTTCTAA
- the aroF gene encoding 3-deoxy-7-phosphoheptulonate synthase, protein MLIVMQPAATEEQIQAVCARITYLGMRPHAIPGAQRTAIGITGNQGPVEPAAFGEMPGVAEVIIVTKPYKLVSRELRPDTTVISFPGYAATIGGPDLAIIAGPCAVETREQTFATAAAVAAAGAHFFRGGAFKPRTSPYSFQGLEEDGLKILAEVRDRFGLLIVTEAIDERSLDLVTRYADVIQIGARNMQNYSLLKCAGRASRPVLLKRGLSATLDELLQAAEYIMAEGNYQVALCERGIRTFTDHTRNTLDLSIVPAVQRLSHLPILVDPSHGTGKRNQVTPLGRAAIAVGADGLIIEVHPKPEEALSDGMQSLYPEQFAALMQSVRQIAPILNRTVMKPLPLLRSSSGTLRSAQREAGSHTSTATIES, encoded by the coding sequence GTGTTAATCGTCATGCAGCCGGCCGCCACCGAAGAGCAAATCCAGGCCGTCTGCGCACGCATTACCTATCTGGGCATGCGCCCGCACGCCATCCCCGGCGCGCAGCGCACGGCCATCGGCATCACCGGCAATCAGGGCCCGGTCGAGCCGGCGGCCTTTGGCGAAATGCCCGGCGTGGCCGAAGTCATTATCGTCACCAAGCCCTACAAGCTCGTCAGCCGCGAGTTGCGCCCCGACACCACGGTTATCTCTTTCCCCGGCTACGCCGCCACCATCGGCGGTCCCGATTTGGCCATCATCGCCGGCCCCTGCGCGGTCGAAACCCGCGAGCAAACCTTCGCCACCGCCGCCGCCGTCGCCGCCGCCGGCGCGCACTTTTTCCGTGGCGGCGCCTTCAAGCCCCGCACCTCGCCCTACTCCTTCCAGGGTCTGGAAGAAGACGGCCTCAAGATCCTCGCCGAAGTCCGCGATCGCTTCGGCCTGCTCATCGTCACCGAAGCCATCGACGAACGCTCCCTCGATCTGGTGACCCGCTACGCCGACGTCATCCAGATCGGCGCGCGCAACATGCAGAACTATTCGCTCCTCAAGTGCGCTGGCCGCGCCTCCAGACCCGTGCTCCTCAAGCGCGGCCTCTCGGCGACCCTCGACGAGCTCCTGCAGGCCGCCGAATACATCATGGCGGAAGGGAATTACCAGGTGGCGCTGTGCGAGCGCGGCATCCGCACCTTTACCGACCACACCCGCAACACCCTCGATCTCAGCATCGTCCCCGCGGTCCAGCGCCTCAGCCATCTGCCCATCCTCGTGGACCCCAGCCACGGCACCGGCAAGCGTAACCAGGTCACGCCCCTCGGCCGCGCCGCCATCGCCGTCGGCGCCGACGGCCTCATCATCGAAGTCCATCCCAAACCCGAAGAAGCCCTCAGCGACGGCATGCAGTCGTTGTACCCGGAGCAATTTGCCGCACTGATGCAGTCGGTCCGCCAGATCGCCCCCATCCTCAACCGCACCGTAATGAAGCCGCTGCCGCTGCTGCGCAGCAGCAGCGGCACCCTGCGAAGCGCGCAGCGCGAAGCAGGGTCCCATACGTCCACAGCCACAATAGAGTCTTAG
- a CDS encoding ParA family protein — protein sequence MARVLAITNQKGGVGKTTTAINLAASLAAAEVATLLVDCDPQANASSGLGVPPDEGRPSLYQGMRREADAASLIVKTAMEGLDLIPSSRDLVGLNLELVNEPERELRLRQLLAPLAPRYQFILLDCPPALDLLNLNALVAAHALIVPMQCEYFALEGVAQLVRTVEAVQQNWNPELEIAGVLFTQLDERTNLSKQVADSLRAHFGDRVFATAIPRNIRLAEAPSHGLPALLYDLRSRGAEAYLQLAHEVIQREQTRFTAASPA from the coding sequence ATGGCTCGCGTGCTGGCGATTACGAACCAAAAGGGCGGCGTAGGCAAAACTACCACTGCCATCAATCTTGCCGCCTCGCTCGCCGCTGCGGAAGTCGCCACCCTGCTGGTGGACTGCGACCCCCAAGCCAACGCTTCAAGCGGGTTGGGCGTGCCGCCGGACGAGGGGCGGCCAAGCTTGTACCAGGGGATGCGCAGGGAGGCCGATGCAGCCTCCCTCATCGTTAAGACGGCGATGGAGGGGCTGGATCTGATCCCCTCGAGCCGGGACCTGGTCGGCCTCAATCTCGAGCTGGTCAATGAACCTGAGCGCGAGCTGCGGCTGCGGCAGCTCCTGGCGCCGCTGGCGCCACGCTACCAGTTCATTCTGCTCGATTGCCCGCCAGCGCTCGACCTGCTGAATTTAAACGCCTTAGTGGCTGCACACGCCCTGATTGTGCCGATGCAGTGCGAGTATTTTGCGCTGGAAGGGGTGGCGCAACTGGTGCGGACGGTTGAGGCAGTGCAGCAGAACTGGAATCCGGAGCTGGAAATCGCCGGGGTGCTGTTTACCCAGCTCGATGAGCGCACGAATTTGAGCAAACAGGTAGCCGACAGCCTGCGGGCGCACTTCGGCGATCGGGTGTTTGCCACCGCCATTCCGCGCAACATTCGGCTGGCCGAAGCTCCCAGCCACGGCTTGCCTGCACTACTCTACGATTTGCGCTCGCGCGGCGCCGAAGCTTACTTGCAACTAGCCCATGAGGTGATTCAACGTGAACAAACCCGCTTCACCGCCGCCAGTCCCGCGTAA